In one window of Neisseria subflava DNA:
- the amgK gene encoding N-acetylmuramate/N-acetylglucosamine kinase AmgK, which produces MQRQTELQNWLESVYPNQPFELSFAAADADFRRYFRATFSDGQTVICMDAPPEKMSVAPYLKVQKLFNMVNVPQVLHVDEALGFMVLNDLGNTTFLTAMNQENSETAHKALLLEAIDELIELQKASQPGKLPEYDREVMLREINLFPEWFVAKELGRELTFKQRQLWQQTVDTLLPPLLAQPKVYVHRDFIVRNLMLAKGRPGVLDFQDALYGPISYDLVSLLRDAFIEWEEEFVLDLVIRYWEKARAAQLPVPAEFDEFYRWFEWMGVQRHLKVAGIFARLYYRDGKDKYRPEIPRFLNYLRRVSRRYNDLAPLYALLVELVGDDELETGYTF; this is translated from the coding sequence ATGCAACGACAAACCGAATTACAAAACTGGCTGGAGTCTGTTTACCCGAACCAGCCGTTCGAATTGAGCTTTGCGGCAGCCGATGCTGACTTCCGTCGTTATTTCCGCGCGACGTTTTCAGACGGCCAGACCGTTATCTGTATGGATGCGCCTCCTGAGAAGATGAGTGTTGCTCCTTATTTGAAAGTGCAAAAACTGTTTAACATGGTCAATGTGCCGCAAGTGCTTCATGTGGATGAAGCGTTGGGCTTTATGGTATTGAACGATTTGGGCAATACCACATTCCTGACCGCCATGAATCAGGAAAACAGCGAAACCGCCCACAAAGCCCTGCTGCTCGAAGCCATCGACGAACTGATCGAACTGCAAAAGGCCAGCCAGCCCGGTAAACTGCCGGAATACGACCGCGAAGTCATGCTGCGCGAGATTAACTTGTTCCCCGAATGGTTTGTGGCCAAAGAATTGGGTCGCGAGCTGACTTTCAAGCAACGTCAGTTGTGGCAGCAAACCGTCGACACGCTGTTGCCGCCCTTATTGGCTCAGCCCAAAGTGTATGTCCATCGCGACTTTATCGTCCGCAACCTGATGCTGGCAAAAGGCCGTCCGGGCGTATTGGACTTCCAAGACGCGCTTTACGGCCCGATTTCCTATGATTTGGTGTCGCTGTTGCGCGATGCATTTATCGAATGGGAAGAAGAATTTGTATTGGATTTGGTCATCCGTTACTGGGAAAAAGCGCGCGCTGCCCAGCTGCCTGTGCCTGCCGAGTTTGACGAGTTCTACCGCTGGTTTGAATGGATGGGCGTACAACGCCATTTGAAAGTGGCCGGTATTTTTGCCCGCCTGTACTACCGCGACGGCAAAGACAAATACCGTCCTGAAATCCCGCGCTTCTTGAACTACTTGCGCCGCGTATCGCGCCGTTACAATGATTTGGCGCCGCTTTATGCGTTGCTGGTCGAATTGGTCGGCGATGACGAATTGGAAACAGGCTATACCTTCTAA